One window of the Deltaproteobacteria bacterium genome contains the following:
- a CDS encoding nucleotidyltransferase domain-containing protein, protein MLTKSAVKAKDLDTVSRLKSLLQEKVRLHEVILFGSRARGDAEPDSDMDVLVILNEPVTRLRRKASEGMGGRV, encoded by the coding sequence ATGCTCACGAAAAGCGCAGTGAAAGCCAAAGACCTTGATACTGTCAGCAGGCTTAAAAGCCTTTTGCAGGAAAAGGTAAGGCTTCACGAAGTGATACTTTTCGGTTCCAGGGCGCGAGGAGATGCCGAACCCGATTCCGACATGGACGTTTTGGTTATTCTGAATGAGCCTGTAACAAGGCTTAGGCGTAAGGCTTCAGAAGGCATGGGAGGCCGGGTTTGA
- a CDS encoding tetratricopeptide repeat protein, producing the protein MTDSKEGKIIILFYILLSVLVLLIYSQTAGFDFVNYDDYLYTLDNPTAQNGLTWEGVKYAFTGATLVPNYWIPLVWLSFMADFSIWGVNAGGFHCTNLVLHLANVLLLFTALRMLTGRKYESAFVAALFAAHPIHVESVAWVAERKDLLCGFFFMLSLIAYARYAKNPSWQKYILVLVLFVLGLMSKPMLVTFPFLLLLLDHWPLSRMGRGWKSFRALAVEKIPFLLLTPLVSAGAIVYQKKGGAWVSMDSIPWSLRLLNTLISYATYLRKMVIPTDLAVCYPYPATAPALQWMGALFLLLAISLVALKYIKKAPWLFTGWFWFCGVLFPVSGIFIIGDYLVADRYAYLTFIGLYLAVAVSFGEFLKISAVNKKAVALASAAIICGLGFSAWMQTGYWKNGATLFSHTIFVTGPGNYTAQLNLGNALARMGLYDDALMHLMKAHELNTGRAEPVNSIGGVYLAAGKTDPAIQLFRAALKIRPDYPDAARNLSIALKEKAKQNQSIEPTTAGPFPLSRR; encoded by the coding sequence ATGACGGACTCCAAAGAAGGAAAAATCATAATTCTTTTTTATATTCTGCTTTCGGTGCTTGTTTTACTTATTTACTCGCAGACCGCAGGTTTTGATTTCGTCAACTACGATGATTATCTCTACACCCTCGATAATCCCACAGCGCAGAACGGGCTTACATGGGAGGGCGTAAAGTACGCCTTTACCGGGGCTACCCTGGTTCCCAACTACTGGATTCCGCTGGTCTGGCTGTCCTTCATGGCGGATTTCTCGATTTGGGGCGTGAACGCGGGCGGCTTCCATTGCACCAACCTGGTCCTGCATCTGGCCAATGTGCTTCTTCTTTTCACGGCACTCAGGATGCTTACCGGAAGAAAGTATGAAAGCGCTTTTGTTGCCGCCCTTTTCGCAGCGCATCCCATACACGTGGAATCGGTGGCTTGGGTGGCCGAGCGCAAGGATCTGCTGTGCGGCTTTTTTTTCATGCTCTCTCTCATCGCATACGCCCGCTACGCAAAAAATCCCTCCTGGCAAAAATATATCCTGGTGTTGGTGCTGTTTGTGCTGGGGCTCATGTCAAAGCCCATGCTAGTAACATTTCCCTTTCTGCTGCTCCTGCTCGACCATTGGCCGCTTTCGCGCATGGGGCGGGGCTGGAAAAGTTTTCGGGCGCTTGCAGTGGAAAAAATTCCGTTTCTTCTGCTCACTCCCCTGGTGAGCGCGGGAGCGATAGTCTATCAGAAAAAAGGCGGCGCCTGGGTTTCCATGGATTCCATTCCCTGGTCCCTTCGCCTTCTGAACACCTTAATTTCATACGCCACCTATCTAAGAAAAATGGTCATACCCACGGACCTTGCGGTGTGCTACCCCTACCCGGCCACGGCCCCGGCACTGCAATGGATGGGTGCTCTTTTCCTGCTTTTGGCAATAAGCCTGGTCGCGCTGAAATACATCAAAAAGGCCCCCTGGCTGTTCACGGGCTGGTTCTGGTTCTGCGGCGTGCTTTTCCCGGTGAGCGGTATTTTCATCATAGGCGACTACCTGGTGGCTGATCGCTACGCCTATCTCACCTTCATTGGCCTGTATCTGGCTGTGGCTGTATCCTTCGGGGAATTTTTGAAGATATCTGCGGTCAACAAAAAGGCGGTGGCCTTAGCCTCGGCGGCTATAATCTGCGGGCTTGGATTTTCTGCCTGGATGCAGACTGGATACTGGAAAAATGGGGCGACTCTTTTCAGCCATACAATATTTGTCACCGGCCCTGGCAATTACACAGCCCAGCTCAACCTGGGCAACGCCCTTGCGCGGATGGGACTCTATGACGACGCCCTCATGCACCTCATGAAGGCTCATGAACTCAATACGGGCAGGGCCGAGCCCGTGAACAGCATTGGAGGCGTGTACCTTGCCGCCGGGAAGACGGATCCGGCCATACAACTTTTCCGGGCCGCCCTTAAAATCAGGCCCGATTACCCGGACGCCGCCCGCAACCTCAGCATTGCCTTAAAGGAAAAGGCAAAACAGAATCAGAGTATAGAGCCGACAACTGCCGGACCTTTCCCCCTTTCCAGACGATAA
- a CDS encoding MBL fold metallo-hydrolase, whose protein sequence is MSEKSIFGVHHINCCTNMPWVGGLFDGQAPARVISHCLLVESDRGLVLVDTGIGADDMKRPSRLGVMRFVNRPRLDPGETALMQVRKLGFNPDDVKNIIMTHLDLDHAGGLPDFPKARVHVMKPEHEAAMRPKDMKERERYRKAHWAHGPDWVVYDERYDEPWYGFDAIRRLDGLPVGMVYVRLPGHSAGHCGVAVETPGGWLLLAGDTYYYHEQMMDEPRTPFLVHLFQRLAHKDFGQARNTREKLRATLIQNKDRLRVVSSHDRKEFEELSGTRVK, encoded by the coding sequence ATGTCCGAGAAAAGCATATTCGGCGTTCATCACATCAACTGCTGCACGAACATGCCATGGGTGGGCGGGCTTTTCGACGGGCAGGCACCCGCCAGGGTAATATCGCACTGCCTGCTGGTGGAATCCGACCGGGGACTGGTGCTGGTGGATACCGGAATAGGCGCGGACGATATGAAACGCCCCTCGCGCCTGGGCGTCATGCGATTTGTCAACAGGCCGCGTCTGGACCCTGGCGAAACCGCCCTCATGCAGGTCAGGAAACTGGGCTTTAACCCTGATGATGTCAAAAACATCATCATGACCCATCTCGATCTGGATCACGCGGGCGGGCTCCCGGATTTCCCGAAAGCCAGGGTCCACGTGATGAAGCCGGAGCACGAGGCGGCTATGAGGCCCAAAGATATGAAGGAGAGGGAACGGTATCGCAAGGCGCACTGGGCGCACGGGCCCGACTGGGTTGTTTATGATGAGCGATACGACGAGCCCTGGTACGGATTCGATGCGATAAGGCGTCTGGACGGGCTTCCGGTCGGCATGGTTTACGTGAGGCTTCCGGGCCACAGCGCGGGGCACTGCGGGGTCGCAGTTGAAACGCCCGGCGGATGGCTCCTGCTTGCGGGGGACACCTATTATTATCATGAACAGATGATGGATGAGCCGCGCACTCCGTTTCTGGTCCATCTGTTTCAGCGTCTGGCGCACAAGGATTTTGGGCAGGCCCGAAACACGAGGGAAAAATTGAGGGCGACCCTGATCCAGAACAAAGACAGGCTGAGGGTGGTTTCGAGCCACGACAGGAAAGAGTTCGAGGAACTGTCGGGAACGCGGGTAAAGTAA
- a CDS encoding DUF4242 domain-containing protein — MKALKKFMVVHRDPGMSWDKVEENWSKMAEIESATWLRTFYNVENNTRYCLWLAPGEDVLMKIFSGFKIAWRSILEVEETIPDIWARKYRDQMEAEEKEENVREL, encoded by the coding sequence ATGAAGGCATTGAAAAAGTTCATGGTGGTCCACAGGGATCCCGGCATGAGCTGGGACAAGGTTGAAGAAAACTGGTCCAAAATGGCGGAGATCGAATCCGCCACCTGGCTCCGCACCTTTTACAACGTGGAGAATAACACCAGGTACTGCCTGTGGCTCGCTCCCGGCGAGGATGTTTTGATGAAGATTTTTTCAGGCTTCAAGATCGCCTGGAGGTCCATTCTGGAGGTTGAGGAAACCATTCCCGATATCTGGGCGAGGAAATACCGGGATCAGATGGAGGCCGAGGAAAAGGAAGAAAATGTAAGAGAATTATAG
- a CDS encoding tyrosine-type recombinase/integrase, producing MRIFLHKNGRWYLQIDHDHKKSLGKITKAEAQAALKFAEKEARRGAALFQLPKGERITLLEWKDEYLAGRGHLSPKTLEKDELSLRLLGEAIGGNILLRSITKQRLDEFVGVCFARGNSKASVNSYLRHIRAALNAAYEVEYLEKPVRVKMVREPQPLPQVLSPEQIMAVLEKAHERSPLLGRMLTFAVWTGCRRGEIINLRWENVRSDMARITGKGQKERLVPLTPQALEALGPRQDIGLVFPKPASTTYMEQFLTRGLKDIIRELGLPDQFHLHSLRHSAATHMLASGLPISTVQKILGHSNIGTTQIYAKVLEDTLREQIKGFKI from the coding sequence ATGCGTATCTTCCTCCACAAAAATGGCCGGTGGTATCTCCAAATAGACCACGATCACAAAAAATCCCTTGGCAAAATTACCAAGGCCGAGGCCCAAGCCGCGTTAAAATTCGCTGAAAAAGAGGCCCGGCGAGGAGCTGCGCTGTTCCAGCTTCCAAAGGGCGAGCGAATTACGCTTCTGGAATGGAAGGACGAATATCTCGCTGGCCGGGGCCACCTGTCGCCCAAAACCCTTGAAAAGGACGAACTTTCCTTGCGGCTTTTGGGCGAGGCGATAGGGGGAAACATCCTTTTGCGCTCCATCACCAAGCAACGGCTTGACGAGTTTGTGGGCGTCTGTTTTGCCCGTGGCAACTCGAAAGCCAGCGTCAATTCGTATCTGCGCCATATCCGGGCCGCGCTGAACGCTGCTTATGAAGTGGAATACCTGGAAAAACCCGTCCGGGTGAAAATGGTCCGGGAACCTCAACCGCTACCGCAGGTATTGAGCCCGGAGCAGATTATGGCCGTGCTTGAAAAGGCACATGAACGTAGCCCGCTTTTGGGGCGGATGCTGACCTTTGCCGTGTGGACCGGGTGCAGACGCGGGGAAATAATCAACCTTCGGTGGGAAAATGTCCGCTCTGACATGGCCAGGATCACCGGAAAGGGCCAAAAAGAACGCCTCGTACCGCTGACGCCGCAAGCCCTCGAAGCCCTGGGGCCGCGCCAGGATATAGGGCTGGTATTTCCCAAGCCCGCGAGCACGACCTACATGGAGCAGTTCCTGACTCGCGGCCTGAAGGACATTATCCGGGAGCTTGGACTGCCCGACCAATTCCACCTCCACAGCCTGCGCCATAGCGCCGCTACGCACATGCTGGCCTCCGGCTTGCCCATCTCGACGGTCCAGAAGATTCTTGGCCATAGCAACATAGGCACCACGCAAATTTACGCCAAGGTTTTGGAGGACACCCTTCGGGAGCAGATCAAGGGGTTCAAGATTTAG
- a CDS encoding AAA family ATPase: protein MNLGKIIAFSGSHGTGKTTAAHALAVKLKLENPGAKIGFLSEVARECPYPINRKGGAEGQLWIFGQQLSRELSLCAQNDIVVADRCLLDCVAYASVLRLGHVVGKLAWTYEIYVHEVKPYKEIRILPPKKTFLAADGVRDTSIVFQRNVHKALVDLHKRYSGPVDVVWPEEEASNGSV from the coding sequence ATGAACTTGGGAAAGATAATCGCATTTTCCGGCTCCCACGGGACCGGCAAGACCACGGCGGCGCATGCGCTTGCTGTGAAGCTCAAGCTCGAAAACCCCGGGGCGAAAATCGGCTTTTTGAGCGAAGTCGCCCGCGAGTGCCCTTATCCCATCAACCGCAAGGGGGGCGCGGAAGGCCAGCTTTGGATTTTCGGCCAGCAGCTTTCAAGGGAACTTTCCCTTTGCGCCCAAAACGACATCGTGGTGGCGGACCGGTGCCTTCTGGACTGTGTGGCCTATGCGTCTGTCCTGAGATTGGGGCACGTGGTTGGAAAGTTGGCGTGGACTTATGAAATCTACGTGCATGAAGTGAAACCCTACAAGGAAATCCGGATTCTGCCTCCCAAGAAAACCTTCCTGGCGGCGGATGGGGTGCGGGACACCAGCATCGTTTTTCAGAGGAATGTTCACAAGGCGCTTGTGGACCTGCACAAACGGTACAGCGGGCCGGTGGATGTGGTGTGGCCGGAAGAGGAGGCTTCAAATGGAAGCGTCTGA
- a CDS encoding tyrosine-type recombinase/integrase, with product MDGNLNHPKKGDRITVEPIRGQKDIEAIKRLLADRPRDLCLFTFGVNTNLRASDLLRLTIGQVRGKMPGDGLLLKEKKTGNKRHITLNEAVTDSVNSYLAACGGNDGERLFRGIRGPLTVPSVHRLVKGWCRAVGLKGNYGSHTLRKTWGYHARVTFGESIPVLMAAFGHSSQEQTLAYLCVQPEELEKVYMNRL from the coding sequence ATGGACGGGAACCTGAATCATCCGAAAAAGGGCGACCGGATAACGGTGGAGCCGATACGGGGGCAGAAGGACATCGAGGCCATAAAGCGGCTTCTGGCCGACCGGCCACGCGATCTGTGCCTTTTCACCTTCGGAGTCAACACGAACCTGCGGGCGAGCGACCTTTTGAGGCTCACCATAGGTCAGGTGCGCGGCAAAATGCCGGGCGACGGGCTTCTTTTGAAAGAGAAGAAAACCGGCAACAAGCGCCACATCACCCTGAACGAGGCCGTTACGGATTCCGTGAACTCTTATCTGGCGGCCTGCGGCGGGAATGATGGGGAAAGGCTGTTCCGGGGCATCAGAGGCCCCTTGACCGTGCCTTCGGTTCACCGGCTCGTGAAAGGCTGGTGCCGTGCCGTGGGCCTTAAAGGCAACTACGGAAGCCACACGCTTCGCAAAACCTGGGGGTATCATGCAAGGGTCACCTTCGGCGAAAGCATACCTGTTTTGATGGCGGCGTTCGGTCATTCCAGCCAGGAGCAAACCCTGGCCTACCTTTGCGTCCAGCCGGAGGAGCTGGAGAAGGTTTACATGAACAGATTGTAG
- a CDS encoding AAA family ATPase: MKLKTVQVRMFRNILDSTVVKIDDKVTCLVGKNESGKSAFLNALWRLKPARTNPTFYIPDHYPAWLEKRHRNEGINQKDVTPVEVCLEWEPADVQHIEKRFGQGVVTSGTELRLWKSYDNKFRWDNGCSEGQAVKNFLSKCSLPTKAKSTYAAFSDFEALETKLSEDMAKSAEAPDDLKLFSNAQAALKALFGKNQSFDQTTWEVAAPRLPEFFYFADYSKLPYSVKIERILKESNLDDGEATARALLKLGGTEDEYMLNPDYERRKRELENVANVLTNDINTYWSQNPDLRVQPDITQQTVRNNQGHQSVLDEMRLRIWDNRHLLSLPFTEHSAGFQWFFSFLAAFSEYEHRDPPVVILLDEPAVGLHAKAQADFLRFIEERLTKRCQVIYTTHSPFMVQPGKLERVRLVEDCGKEIGAVLSSDVLSRDRDTLFPLQGALGYDLVQHLFVAEHNLVVEGTSDYAYLKLLSDFLEEKGRTSLDPKWSIVPVGGADLIPTFVALLGNHLKVTVLVDSRKEGNQRLERMAKDGYLEKQRIIIVGDVLGRKAGDIEDFFEVDEYLKLYNKAFGKSLKAKDLKGDDAIVARIARFEGVGRFDHGRPADYLLRERISVLPKLSEETLGRFENLFKRINITLGE; the protein is encoded by the coding sequence ATGAAACTTAAGACTGTGCAGGTAAGGATGTTTCGCAACATCCTCGATTCTACGGTGGTAAAAATCGATGACAAGGTTACCTGTCTTGTTGGTAAGAATGAATCAGGTAAGAGTGCTTTTCTTAACGCGCTGTGGCGGTTAAAGCCTGCTCGCACGAACCCGACATTTTACATTCCAGATCATTACCCGGCTTGGCTCGAAAAGAGGCACAGAAACGAGGGGATAAATCAAAAAGATGTCACCCCCGTAGAAGTATGTCTTGAATGGGAGCCAGCAGACGTTCAGCACATTGAGAAAAGGTTCGGCCAAGGGGTGGTGACATCAGGGACAGAGTTGCGGCTGTGGAAAAGCTACGACAACAAATTTCGCTGGGATAACGGTTGTAGCGAAGGACAGGCCGTTAAAAATTTTCTCAGCAAGTGCAGTTTGCCGACTAAAGCAAAGTCAACATACGCAGCTTTTTCGGATTTCGAAGCTCTCGAGACAAAACTATCCGAGGATATGGCTAAAAGCGCGGAAGCTCCAGATGACCTAAAACTTTTCAGCAACGCACAGGCTGCACTAAAGGCCCTGTTTGGTAAGAATCAGAGTTTCGACCAAACGACCTGGGAAGTGGCTGCGCCCAGGTTACCTGAGTTTTTCTACTTTGCGGATTACAGCAAGCTTCCTTACAGTGTGAAGATTGAGCGCATACTTAAGGAGAGCAATCTTGATGATGGTGAGGCAACTGCGCGTGCACTTCTGAAGTTGGGAGGCACCGAAGACGAGTACATGCTAAACCCGGATTACGAGCGCCGGAAGCGCGAATTAGAGAACGTCGCGAACGTGCTTACGAATGACATAAACACCTACTGGTCGCAAAATCCGGATCTCCGAGTTCAGCCCGACATCACGCAGCAGACAGTACGCAACAATCAAGGTCATCAATCCGTTCTTGATGAAATGAGGCTACGCATCTGGGATAACCGACATTTGTTGTCCCTACCATTTACAGAGCATTCGGCAGGGTTTCAGTGGTTCTTTTCCTTCTTGGCCGCGTTTTCAGAATACGAACATAGAGATCCGCCAGTTGTTATTCTGCTCGATGAGCCTGCTGTGGGGCTGCATGCGAAAGCTCAGGCCGACTTCCTCCGCTTCATTGAGGAGCGCCTGACTAAGCGTTGTCAGGTTATTTACACTACGCACTCGCCTTTTATGGTGCAGCCCGGCAAGTTGGAACGCGTGCGCCTTGTTGAGGATTGTGGCAAGGAGATAGGTGCTGTCCTATCCAGTGATGTATTGAGCCGGGATCGGGATACGTTGTTTCCTTTGCAAGGCGCACTTGGATACGACTTGGTACAGCACCTGTTCGTCGCTGAGCACAATCTCGTTGTCGAGGGAACGTCAGACTACGCTTACCTCAAGCTGCTATCCGATTTTCTTGAGGAAAAAGGACGGACGAGCCTTGACCCTAAATGGAGTATCGTTCCTGTGGGCGGGGCGGATTTAATCCCTACATTCGTCGCCTTGCTCGGCAATCACCTAAAGGTGACTGTGTTGGTCGACTCACGTAAGGAAGGCAACCAGCGTCTTGAGCGCATGGCGAAGGATGGTTACCTGGAAAAGCAGCGAATAATTATTGTCGGTGATGTACTCGGTCGAAAGGCTGGCGACATTGAAGACTTTTTTGAAGTGGACGAATACCTCAAACTCTATAACAAGGCATTTGGAAAATCGCTTAAGGCCAAAGACCTGAAAGGCGACGACGCGATTGTGGCCCGAATTGCTAGATTCGAAGGTGTAGGCCGATTCGACCATGGCCGTCCAGCCGATTATCTGTTGCGGGAGCGGATCTCGGTGTTGCCAAAGCTGAGCGAAGAGACATTGGGACGCTTCGAGAATTTGTTCAAGCGTATCAATATAACTCTTGGGGAGTAG
- a CDS encoding peptidoglycan-binding protein has product MDSKLDSWFLKVLDKTLEHEGGYVNDPTDPGGETQFGISKRAYPKEDIKALTRERAAEIYYRDYWKAPRFDRLKNDELAAKLFDLGVNCGTGNAVRFLQGALTLLGLRTPADGAMGPQTAGYANSWRHQDALLMAVKYLAADRYVRLGKPRFLAGWLARLGE; this is encoded by the coding sequence ATGGACAGCAAGCTTGACTCGTGGTTTTTGAAGGTTCTGGACAAGACCCTGGAACACGAGGGTGGGTACGTGAACGATCCGACGGATCCGGGAGGGGAAACCCAGTTCGGAATCAGCAAGCGGGCCTATCCGAAAGAAGACATCAAGGCGCTCACGCGTGAGCGGGCCGCCGAAATCTATTACCGCGATTACTGGAAGGCCCCACGGTTCGACCGGCTGAAAAACGACGAGCTCGCCGCCAAGCTCTTCGACCTTGGCGTAAACTGCGGGACCGGAAACGCGGTGAGGTTTCTCCAAGGGGCCTTGACCCTGCTTGGCCTCCGCACACCGGCGGACGGTGCCATGGGGCCGCAAACCGCAGGATACGCCAACTCCTGGCGTCACCAGGACGCCTTGCTGATGGCGGTGAAGTATCTGGCGGCGGATCGGTACGTGCGGCTTGGCAAGCCGAGGTTTCTGGCCGGGTGGCTGGCGAGGTTGGGGGAGTGA